In the Oscillospiraceae bacterium genome, ATCTTGTTGCTGCGCACGCTGGCAAAGGCCATGCTGATATTCTCAAAGAGCTGCACGTTTGCCACTCCCCTTTCTTTCGCCCACAATCAGCCCGTCCCGCAGGGTCAGCACACGCTCACATTCGTCGGCCAGCTCGGGGTTGTGGGTGATGAGCACGATGGTTTTGTGGTAGGTGTTGTGCATTTCATGGAACAGATCCATGACGGTGCGGCTGGTCTGGCTGTCCAGCGCGCCGGTGGGCTCATCGGCCAAAATCAGCGCCGGTTCGTTGACCATGGCGCGGGCGATGGCTACACGCTGCTTCTGGCCGCCGGAAAGCTCGTTGGGCTGGTGCTTCATGCGCTCGCCCATGCCTACGCGCTCCAGCCATTCCTTGGCGCGGCGGGTGCGCTCACCGCCGGGCACACCGGCGTACAGCATCGGCAGCTCGACGTTTTTCAAGGCGCTCTGCCGGCCGATCAGATTGTAGGTCTGGAACACAAAGCCAATCTTGCGGTTACGGATATCGGCCAACTGGTTATCTTTGGCGTCATGGATGTTCACGCCGTCCAGCGTGTACTCACCGGAGGTGGGCTTATCCAGCACGCCGATGATGTTCATCAGGGTGGATTTGCCGGAGCCGGACTCGCCCACGATGGCCACAAATTCACCGGGGTAGACCGTCAAATCGATGCCGTGCAGAATTTCCAACTCATTGGGCTTGCCGATGTAGTAGCTTTTGCGGATGCCGTGCATCTCAATCAGCGGCTTTTTGGTTTCCGGGACAGGGGAGACAGGCTGCGGGGCAT is a window encoding:
- a CDS encoding ABC transporter ATP-binding protein, whose translation is MIEMHGIRKSYYIGKPNELEILHGIDLTVYPGEFVAIVGESGSGKSTLMNIIGVLDKPTSGEYTLDGVNIHDAKDNQLADIRNRKIGFVFQTYNLIGRQSALKNVELPMLYAGVPGGERTRRAKEWLERVGMGERMKHQPNELSGGQKQRVAIARAMVNEPALILADEPTGALDSQTSRTVMDLFHEMHNTYHKTIVLITHNPELADECERVLTLRDGLIVGERKGSGKRAAL